A stretch of Desulfatirhabdium butyrativorans DSM 18734 DNA encodes these proteins:
- a CDS encoding FecCD family ABC transporter permease codes for MTSIESNRSTQPFWPWVIVLGAALAALVLAATGMGFLSVSFADVGRIILSAIPGMPDLTGHLDRILPVVIRDVRLPRILCAAIVGGGLSISGAVFQGILLNPLADPYTLGVSAGAAFGASVAFLLKLGAVGISLCAFLGAMLTLVFVLYLASTTGGFSSTNLILAGIITAAILSAGISFLKYVADEQVSLIIFWLMGSFASRTWYDAGITLAVVLIGFLVLMLVSRDINLLVLGERTAASLGVHPQRVIAVSMVTASLVAAVCVSVSGIIGFVGLLVPHIVRSLFGPDHRRLIPISLLMGAIALLGADTVTRAILPKEIPIGVVTALTGGPFFCYVLKKKRMGASAWSGE; via the coding sequence ATGACATCGATTGAAAGCAACCGAAGCACACAGCCTTTCTGGCCCTGGGTGATCGTTTTGGGCGCGGCGCTCGCCGCGCTGGTCCTGGCGGCTACGGGAATGGGGTTTCTCTCCGTGTCCTTTGCGGATGTCGGTCGCATCATCCTTTCCGCCATTCCGGGAATGCCCGATCTCACCGGCCATCTGGACCGGATTCTGCCCGTGGTCATCCGCGATGTCCGGCTGCCGAGAATCTTGTGCGCGGCCATCGTCGGGGGGGGGCTCTCCATATCGGGTGCCGTGTTTCAGGGAATTTTGCTCAATCCGCTGGCCGATCCCTATACACTGGGCGTTTCAGCGGGGGCGGCCTTCGGTGCTTCGGTGGCTTTCCTGCTGAAACTGGGCGCTGTCGGCATTTCGCTCTGCGCCTTTCTGGGCGCGATGCTCACCCTGGTGTTCGTGCTGTATCTGGCTTCGACAACCGGCGGCTTTTCCTCCACGAACCTGATCCTGGCCGGCATTATCACGGCTGCCATCCTGTCTGCGGGAATCAGCTTTCTCAAGTATGTCGCTGACGAGCAGGTGTCGCTCATCATTTTCTGGCTGATGGGAAGCTTCGCATCCCGGACGTGGTACGATGCCGGGATTACGCTGGCTGTCGTGCTGATCGGGTTTCTCGTTCTGATGCTTGTTTCCCGGGACATCAACCTGCTGGTTCTCGGCGAGCGCACGGCAGCCTCTCTCGGTGTTCATCCCCAGCGGGTAATCGCCGTTTCGATGGTGACAGCCTCTCTGGTGGCGGCAGTGTGCGTTTCCGTTTCCGGAATCATCGGATTTGTGGGGCTCCTGGTGCCCCACATCGTCCGCAGCCTCTTTGGTCCGGATCACCGAAGACTCATTCCCATCTCGCTTCTGATGGGCGCCATCGCGCTCCTGGGCGCGGACACCGTCACGAGGGCCATCCTGCCGAAGGAAATTCCGATCGGCGTGGTGACTGCCCTCACCGGCGGCCCGTTCTTCTGCTATGTGCTCAAGAAAAAGCGCATGGGCGCCTCGGCCTGGAGCGGGGAATGA